The Fusobacterium necrophorum subsp. necrophorum genome has a window encoding:
- a CDS encoding IS91 family transposase, with product MLKDLFLTSNLPHILQNIQPFFSPAHFLHLIKSFNAFLLCADYQKAFVSFACPQCGLTHKFPITCKTRLCPTCGYKYSKVWAQKITNELLNVPHRHLLFTIPKECRPFFCLDRSLLHKLTLGIKQIFDYQFQNTHKKRKRKKKIGKYSKNYFTESDIVHYGLITVIHTFGRDLKWNPHVHALISLGGFNKRFVWKKLDYFHVDVIANQWKFIVLQLIQSGNYQDPIWKEKAKQVANKLYKENARLFFSVGRQEVNSAEGLLKYLGRYLARAPIADYKIVNVTEKEVTFFFHDLANHKKKTYITMSREKFIQQVLIHLPPKHFKMISRFGFYARRKSDTLKIHMAFLQKKKKKNPFSFYVNSMLENFQIHPFLCPNCHIPMRKKELYITVRWYGRKIHISYLSKT from the coding sequence ATGTTAAAAGACCTATTCCTTACCTCTAATTTACCACATATTTTACAAAATATCCAACCTTTTTTTTCTCCTGCGCATTTTCTCCACCTCATAAAATCTTTCAATGCTTTTTTACTTTGTGCTGATTATCAAAAAGCTTTCGTCTCTTTTGCTTGTCCTCAATGTGGGCTTACTCATAAATTCCCAATTACTTGTAAAACTAGACTTTGTCCTACCTGTGGATATAAATATTCTAAAGTCTGGGCACAAAAAATAACAAATGAACTTCTAAATGTTCCTCATAGACATCTACTCTTCACAATTCCTAAGGAATGTAGACCTTTTTTTTGCTTAGATCGTTCTTTACTACACAAACTTACTTTAGGAATCAAACAAATCTTTGATTATCAGTTTCAGAATACTCATAAAAAACGAAAAAGAAAAAAGAAAATTGGGAAATATTCCAAAAACTATTTTACAGAATCTGATATTGTACACTATGGACTCATAACTGTAATTCATACCTTTGGCAGAGACTTAAAATGGAATCCTCATGTGCATGCACTCATTTCTTTGGGAGGATTTAATAAACGTTTTGTATGGAAAAAATTAGACTATTTTCATGTAGATGTCATTGCGAATCAATGGAAATTTATCGTCTTACAACTCATTCAATCCGGAAATTATCAAGATCCCATCTGGAAAGAAAAAGCAAAACAAGTAGCCAATAAACTCTACAAAGAAAATGCACGACTTTTTTTCTCGGTGGGAAGACAAGAAGTCAATTCTGCGGAAGGACTCTTGAAATATCTAGGTAGATATCTTGCGCGTGCTCCGATCGCTGATTACAAAATCGTGAATGTTACAGAAAAAGAAGTAACTTTCTTTTTTCATGATTTGGCAAATCACAAAAAAAAAACATATATCACCATGTCTCGAGAAAAATTTATTCAACAAGTATTGATTCATCTTCCCCCAAAACATTTTAAAATGATTTCTCGTTTTGGTTTTTATGCGCGTAGAAAATCAGATACTTTAAAAATACATATGGCATTCTTACAAAAAAAGAAAAAGAAGAATCCTTTTTCCTTTTATGTCAACTCCATGCTAGAAAATTTTCAAATACATCCTTTCCTATGCCCAAATTGCCATATCCCCATGAGGAAAAAAGAACTTTACATCACGGTACGCTGGTATGGAAGAAAAATTCACATCTCATATCTTTCCAAAACCTAA
- the galE gene encoding UDP-glucose 4-epimerase GalE, giving the protein MKKMILVTGGAGYIGSHAVVELLDNGYEVAVIDSLENGFIEFVDKRAKFYQGNVQNPTLMDQIFSENNISAVMHFAGYIRVPESVEDPNKYYLNNTYTTMCLIQSMLKNNIKNIVFSSTAAVYGDITENTPVIEEHSTLPINPYGSSKLMSEKIIIDCSKAYGLNYSIFRYFNVAGAHEKYPIGQKGKGVTSLITLTLQSASNSKNHLNVFGNNFPTFDGTGVRDYIHVVDLVRAHILSLDKLFKNESNIYNLGNENGFSVLEIIQAAKKVTKNEIPYRITERRKGDPACVIASSKRAREILAWHPYYTNIEKIIETAWNFTKITLK; this is encoded by the coding sequence ATGAAAAAAATGATTCTAGTAACTGGTGGAGCTGGTTATATTGGTTCTCATGCTGTTGTAGAACTGCTAGATAACGGATACGAAGTAGCCGTAATTGATAGTTTGGAAAATGGTTTTATAGAATTTGTAGACAAAAGAGCAAAATTTTATCAAGGGAATGTACAGAATCCTACATTAATGGATCAAATTTTCTCAGAAAATAACATTAGTGCTGTCATGCATTTTGCAGGATATATCCGAGTTCCTGAAAGTGTCGAAGATCCTAATAAATATTATCTTAATAATACCTATACCACAATGTGTTTGATACAATCTATGCTAAAAAATAATATCAAAAATATTGTTTTTTCCTCAACTGCAGCTGTATATGGAGATATTACAGAAAATACACCTGTAATAGAAGAGCATTCTACATTACCAATCAACCCTTATGGTTCTAGTAAGTTGATGTCAGAAAAAATCATTATAGATTGTTCCAAGGCATATGGCTTGAATTATTCTATTTTTCGCTATTTTAACGTAGCAGGTGCACATGAAAAATATCCAATTGGACAAAAAGGAAAAGGAGTTACTTCCTTAATTACCTTAACTTTACAGTCTGCAAGTAATTCTAAAAATCATCTAAATGTATTTGGCAATAATTTCCCTACCTTCGATGGAACAGGGGTTCGTGATTACATTCATGTAGTCGATTTGGTAAGAGCCCATATTTTATCTCTCGATAAATTATTTAAAAACGAAAGTAATATTTATAATCTTGGAAATGAAAATGGTTTTTCTGTCTTAGAAATTATACAAGCTGCCAAGAAAGTTACAAAAAATGAAATTCCTTACAGAATTACAGAAAGAAGAAAAGGAGATCCTGCCTGTGTTATTGCTTCTTCTAAGAGAGCAAGAGAAATATTAGCTTGGCATCCTTATTATACGAATATCGAAAAAATTATTGAAACTGCATGGAATTTTACAAAAATTACTCTCAAATAG
- a CDS encoding cobyric acid synthase, producing MLMKKLMIQGTSSSAGKTTIVAGLCRVLAKSGKKVCPFKSQNMALNSYVDEEGREVSRATALQAEAAMTKVKVSMNPILLKANRDDESQVLVEGIPFSTLKAKEYFSMSSQLKKIAKKNFETLAKEYDYCILEGGGSPAEINLRQYDYVNMGMAEMIDAPVVLVGNIEIGGVFASLYGTVMLLDEEDRKRIQGIIINKFRGDIDLLKPGIAMLEERLAKEGYSIPVLGVLPCMDIALEEEDSLSSQFLQKKAEKEKIVISILKGKQMGNTTDFQPLLQYSDVLLRYVESPEELGEEDLIILAGSKNTLEEVEYFRSKGFDKKLQEMHGKGISILGICGGFQALGDQITDPLHIDGNLEKVEGFHLFSMTSTMEEEKVKRQVRQKINMEEGLLKGCLGMEVEGYEIHHGRSSILSPIYGKDEVYGTYIHGIFENGEFTRVFLNNLRKRKKYQTEKKAKDYRKFKDLQYETLAKNIEKHIDMEKLYQIFR from the coding sequence ATGCTCATGAAAAAATTGATGATACAGGGAACCAGTTCTTCTGCCGGAAAGACAACCATTGTAGCGGGACTTTGTCGAGTTTTAGCAAAAAGTGGAAAAAAGGTATGTCCCTTCAAGTCTCAGAATATGGCATTGAATTCTTATGTTGACGAGGAGGGAAGGGAAGTAAGTAGAGCAACCGCTTTACAGGCGGAGGCAGCCATGACAAAGGTAAAGGTCTCTATGAATCCTATTTTGTTGAAAGCGAATCGAGATGATGAATCCCAAGTATTGGTGGAAGGGATTCCTTTTTCTACTTTAAAAGCAAAAGAATATTTTTCAATGTCATCACAATTAAAAAAAATAGCCAAGAAAAATTTTGAGACTTTGGCGAAAGAATACGACTATTGTATTTTAGAAGGAGGCGGAAGCCCTGCGGAAATCAATTTGCGACAATATGATTATGTTAATATGGGAATGGCGGAAATGATAGATGCTCCTGTTGTATTGGTAGGAAATATTGAGATAGGAGGAGTGTTTGCCTCCCTCTACGGGACTGTCATGCTACTGGACGAGGAGGATAGAAAGCGAATTCAAGGAATTATTATCAATAAATTTAGAGGCGATATAGATTTGTTAAAACCGGGAATTGCAATGTTGGAGGAAAGATTGGCAAAAGAGGGCTATTCCATTCCTGTTCTGGGAGTATTACCTTGCATGGATATTGCCTTGGAAGAAGAGGATAGTCTTTCGTCACAATTTTTACAAAAGAAGGCGGAGAAAGAAAAAATTGTTATCAGCATACTCAAAGGAAAACAAATGGGAAATACGACAGATTTTCAACCTTTGTTACAGTATTCCGATGTTTTGTTACGTTATGTAGAAAGTCCTGAAGAATTGGGAGAGGAAGATTTGATCATTTTAGCAGGGAGTAAGAACACTTTAGAAGAAGTGGAGTACTTTCGAAGCAAGGGATTCGATAAAAAACTTCAGGAGATGCATGGAAAAGGAATTTCTATTCTTGGGATTTGTGGAGGATTTCAGGCTTTGGGAGATCAAATTACGGATCCCCTTCACATTGACGGAAATTTGGAAAAGGTAGAAGGCTTTCATCTTTTTTCCATGACGAGTACGATGGAGGAGGAAAAAGTAAAGCGTCAAGTAAGACAAAAGATAAACATGGAAGAAGGTTTGTTGAAAGGTTGCTTGGGAATGGAAGTAGAAGGCTATGAAATTCATCATGGAAGATCTTCGATTCTTTCTCCAATCTATGGGAAAGATGAGGTATATGGAACTTATATTCATGGAATTTTTGAAAATGGGGAATTCACGAGAGTCTTTTTAAATAATTTGCGTAAGAGAAAAAAATACCAGACGGAGAAAAAGGCAAAAGATTACCGAAAATTTAAGGACTTGCAGTATGAGACACTGGCAAAAAACATTGAGAAGCATATAGATATGGAAAAACTATACCAAATTTTTAGATAA
- a CDS encoding sodium:alanine symporter family protein: MLESVKWMIESVNNFLWGKNILVFLLVGSAIYFSIRTRFMQFRLFKTILKTLFHKEENQKGISSLETFFLGTACRVGAGNIAGVVAAISVGGPGSIFWMWLVALLGASTSFIESCLAVMYREKLEDGKYIGGSPWILKKQMNCKWLGVIYAIASIICYLGVVQVMSNSITESVTSVYSHVDFGLTPIFQPLAAVFGVELDQENFLKYFLAVLISIITASVIFGKSKKDAIIEALNRIVPIMAVLYILLVIFILLTNITAIPAMIQNIFYQAFGGEQFLGAGFGIVVMQGVRRGLFSNEAGSGDSNYAAAVVDIEEPARQGMVQALGVFVDTLVICSATAFIVLLADPKIVGNASGMELFQLAIQSHIGKIGAPFVVIIMFFFAFSTILAVTFYGKSAIYFIHSHSKMNVLYQLFIIVMVYVGGIKQNLFVWSLADFGLGIMTVINIIMIVPFAKPALEELKQYEKILKRKKMKECKI; the protein is encoded by the coding sequence TTGTTAGAGTCAGTCAAATGGATGATAGAAAGTGTCAACAACTTTCTATGGGGAAAAAATATATTGGTATTCTTATTGGTAGGGTCTGCAATTTATTTTTCAATTCGAACCCGTTTTATGCAATTTCGTTTATTTAAAACTATTTTAAAAACTTTATTTCATAAGGAAGAAAATCAGAAAGGAATCAGCTCTTTGGAAACCTTTTTTTTGGGGACGGCTTGCCGTGTCGGAGCGGGAAATATTGCAGGAGTGGTCGCTGCCATCTCAGTAGGAGGACCGGGATCTATTTTTTGGATGTGGTTGGTTGCCCTGTTGGGAGCTTCTACATCTTTTATAGAATCTTGCCTTGCAGTTATGTATCGAGAAAAATTGGAAGATGGAAAATACATTGGGGGAAGCCCTTGGATTTTGAAAAAACAAATGAATTGCAAATGGTTGGGAGTTATCTACGCCATTGCTTCCATCATTTGTTACTTGGGAGTCGTACAAGTGATGTCCAACTCCATTACGGAATCGGTTACCAGTGTTTACAGTCATGTTGATTTTGGATTGACTCCTATCTTTCAACCATTGGCGGCAGTCTTCGGAGTGGAGTTAGATCAAGAAAATTTCTTGAAATATTTTTTGGCAGTCTTAATTTCTATCATTACTGCCAGTGTGATTTTTGGAAAAAGTAAAAAAGATGCGATTATTGAGGCTTTGAACAGAATTGTACCCATAATGGCAGTGTTGTACATTCTTTTGGTAATCTTCATTTTGCTAACAAATATCACGGCAATTCCGGCTATGATACAAAATATTTTTTATCAAGCCTTTGGAGGAGAACAATTTTTAGGAGCAGGTTTCGGAATTGTTGTGATGCAGGGAGTTCGAAGAGGATTGTTTTCCAATGAAGCGGGAAGTGGAGATTCCAACTATGCAGCGGCTGTGGTGGACATTGAAGAACCGGCAAGACAAGGAATGGTTCAAGCTTTAGGAGTCTTTGTCGATACCTTAGTCATCTGTAGTGCAACTGCTTTTATTGTATTGTTGGCGGATCCGAAGATAGTCGGAAATGCTTCCGGAATGGAATTATTTCAATTGGCAATTCAAAGTCATATTGGAAAAATTGGAGCCCCTTTTGTAGTTATCATCATGTTTTTCTTTGCCTTTAGTACCATTTTGGCAGTTACTTTTTATGGGAAAAGTGCTATTTATTTCATCCATAGTCATAGTAAAATGAATGTCTTGTATCAATTGTTCATCATTGTCATGGTCTATGTCGGAGGAATCAAACAAAATTTATTCGTGTGGTCTTTGGCAGATTTTGGATTGGGAATTATGACAGTCATCAACATTATCATGATTGTTCCTTTTGCAAAGCCGGCTTTGGAAGAACTGAAACAATATGAAAAAATTTTAAAAAGAAAAAAAATGAAAGAGTGTAAGATATAA
- a CDS encoding metalloregulator ArsR/SmtB family transcription factor: MDREKQILEVSMIFKLLSNSMRLGILCYLTEKKEMTVNEIREYFPNYSQPSISQQLQSLKANKIVKDRKQGQYVYYSIAEERILKFMDRLHELYCKEGEE, translated from the coding sequence GTGGACAGGGAAAAGCAAATATTAGAGGTTTCCATGATCTTTAAGTTGTTGTCCAATTCTATGAGATTGGGAATTTTATGTTATTTGACAGAAAAGAAAGAAATGACCGTCAATGAAATTCGAGAGTATTTTCCGAATTATTCACAGCCATCTATTTCACAGCAACTACAGAGTTTAAAAGCGAATAAAATTGTAAAGGATAGAAAACAAGGGCAATATGTGTATTATTCCATTGCGGAAGAAAGGATTTTAAAATTTATGGATCGTTTACATGAATTATATTGTAAAGAGGGGGAAGAATGA
- a CDS encoding FAD-dependent oxidoreductase — translation MKEKIIIVGGVAGGASTATRLRRLSEEYEIIMFEKGAYPSFANCGLPYHIGKVIPERDSLIVQTPEKFKNRFQIDVRVLSEVVGVNTKEKTVTIQTETGESYEESYDYLVLSPGARAWKPEIEGIHLDNIFTLKTIPDMDRIIEKLEKTCCKRAAVIGGGFIGIEAAENLKHLGLETLLIEAEAHILAPFDSELSESLEEEMREKGVELFLQEKVVKFENQNGIRISLESGKKIEVDFVIVAMGIRPDTGFLQNSGIALGSRGEILVNEYLETNIPNVYALGDAIPEVALAGPANRQGRIVANNIFGKRERYQGSIGSSVIKVFDMVGAATGKNERQLKQSNMDYEVLHLYPNSHAGYYPNATQLRCKLLFQKESGIILGAQCIGYEAVDKFIDVIATTIHFGGTIYDLSELELCYAPPFGSAKSPINMAGFVGRNITDSLMKVVKVEELHGFDSEKHFRLDLRTPEETAVAPIICEANIPLDELRQHLDELPKEKEIWCYCAVGLRGYIATRILMQYGFQVRNILGGYRLLPKEWKNEQKKIVEQPKAVTTLAETKKETMEVLNLTGLSCPGPLMKLKAKMEEAELGKDFHVIASDPAFANDVQAWVKASGNHLYEVKKEKGFVHAYVSKGNSLTSFENQVIENKEGMTIVVFSGDYDKAMAAFVIANGALAMGKKVTMFFTFWGLSILKKEHSVSVKKSFMDKMFAMCLPKSWKNLPLSKMNFFGIGAKMMQHIMKQKNIESLESLMQNAKENGAHIIACSMSMEAMGIREEELLEGIDFGGVAQYLGAATEGNPNLFI, via the coding sequence ATGAAAGAAAAAATAATTATTGTGGGAGGAGTTGCCGGAGGAGCAAGTACAGCAACTCGGTTACGAAGATTGTCGGAAGAATATGAAATTATTATGTTTGAAAAAGGAGCTTATCCTTCTTTTGCCAATTGTGGGCTTCCTTATCATATAGGAAAGGTAATTCCGGAACGGGACAGTTTAATTGTACAAACTCCCGAAAAATTTAAAAATCGATTTCAAATCGATGTAAGAGTTCTATCTGAGGTTGTGGGAGTGAATACGAAAGAGAAAACAGTGACGATTCAAACGGAAACGGGCGAAAGCTATGAAGAAAGTTATGACTATCTTGTGTTATCTCCCGGAGCGAGAGCATGGAAACCGGAAATTGAAGGAATTCATTTGGACAATATTTTTACTTTAAAGACCATTCCGGATATGGATAGAATTATAGAGAAATTGGAAAAGACCTGTTGTAAAAGGGCGGCTGTTATCGGAGGAGGTTTTATCGGAATTGAAGCAGCTGAAAATTTAAAACATTTAGGTTTGGAAACTCTGTTGATAGAAGCGGAAGCTCATATTTTAGCTCCTTTTGATTCCGAACTTTCGGAGAGCTTAGAAGAGGAAATGCGGGAAAAAGGAGTGGAGCTGTTTCTACAGGAAAAAGTTGTAAAATTTGAAAATCAAAATGGGATTCGTATTTCTTTGGAGAGCGGAAAGAAAATCGAAGTGGATTTTGTGATTGTGGCAATGGGGATACGACCTGATACCGGATTTCTACAAAATTCAGGGATAGCTTTGGGAAGCAGAGGAGAAATCTTAGTCAACGAATATTTAGAAACAAACATTCCGAATGTATATGCTTTGGGAGATGCCATTCCTGAAGTGGCTTTAGCAGGACCGGCGAATCGTCAGGGAAGAATTGTAGCCAATAATATTTTTGGAAAACGGGAAAGGTATCAAGGAAGCATTGGAAGCTCCGTGATTAAAGTGTTTGATATGGTAGGAGCTGCTACGGGTAAAAATGAAAGGCAATTGAAGCAATCCAACATGGATTATGAAGTCCTTCATCTATATCCGAATTCTCATGCGGGATATTATCCGAATGCGACACAACTTCGTTGTAAGCTTTTGTTTCAAAAGGAAAGCGGAATTATTTTGGGAGCACAATGTATCGGTTATGAAGCGGTGGATAAGTTTATTGATGTCATTGCAACTACGATCCATTTTGGAGGAACTATCTATGATTTATCGGAATTAGAACTTTGTTATGCTCCTCCTTTTGGAAGTGCAAAATCTCCAATCAATATGGCTGGCTTTGTGGGAAGAAATATTACGGACTCTCTTATGAAAGTTGTGAAGGTAGAGGAGTTACACGGTTTTGATTCGGAAAAGCATTTTCGTTTGGACTTACGAACTCCGGAAGAAACGGCAGTGGCTCCCATCATCTGTGAAGCAAACATTCCTCTGGATGAACTTCGACAGCATTTGGATGAATTGCCAAAGGAAAAAGAAATATGGTGTTACTGTGCCGTGGGGCTTCGAGGCTATATTGCAACAAGAATTTTAATGCAATACGGTTTCCAAGTAAGAAATATTTTAGGAGGTTACCGTTTGCTTCCAAAAGAATGGAAAAATGAGCAAAAGAAAATAGTAGAACAGCCAAAAGCAGTAACTACTTTGGCAGAAACCAAAAAAGAAACGATGGAAGTTTTGAATTTAACAGGGCTTTCCTGTCCCGGACCTTTGATGAAATTAAAGGCAAAAATGGAAGAGGCGGAGTTAGGAAAGGACTTTCATGTGATAGCCTCCGATCCCGCCTTTGCAAATGATGTACAGGCTTGGGTCAAGGCAAGCGGAAATCATCTTTATGAGGTAAAAAAAGAAAAGGGCTTTGTGCATGCATACGTATCCAAAGGGAATTCTCTCACTTCTTTTGAAAATCAGGTCATAGAAAACAAAGAAGGAATGACGATTGTTGTATTTAGTGGAGATTATGATAAGGCAATGGCAGCTTTCGTGATTGCAAACGGAGCTTTGGCAATGGGGAAAAAAGTAACAATGTTCTTCACTTTCTGGGGCCTTTCCATTTTGAAAAAAGAACATTCCGTTTCTGTAAAAAAATCTTTTATGGATAAGATGTTTGCGATGTGTTTGCCGAAGTCTTGGAAAAATCTCCCTCTATCCAAGATGAATTTTTTTGGAATCGGAGCAAAAATGATGCAACATATTATGAAACAAAAAAATATTGAAAGTTTGGAATCTTTAATGCAAAATGCGAAGGAAAATGGAGCTCATATCATTGCTTGCAGTATGTCTATGGAAGCTATGGGAATACGAGAGGAAGAACTTTTGGAAGGAATTGATTTCGGGGGAGTCGCACAATATTTAGGAGCTGCCACGGAAGGAAATCCTAACTTGTTCATCTAA
- a CDS encoding histidinol-phosphatase HisJ family protein → MIAKDYHIHSQFSGDSSQNLGELIEHCIQLGLKEIAITDHAEYGIQNLPESFILPFPKYVETIQEYQEKYSKQIQIRLGVEVGMYSPVVSYFEKNIRTYPFDFVIASNHSLEGQDIAFSDILQEKTKQEAQALYFESLLENIRKFSDFSVVGHLDFITRYGGAKFRGVNLKENWDCIQSILTHLVQNGKGIEINTSGFRYREERFYPLPEIIKEYLRLGGEIITVGSDAHIKGYVAMDFKRVEDFLRNIDYPYLASFEKQKAKIEKI, encoded by the coding sequence ATGATAGCAAAAGATTATCATATACATTCGCAATTTTCCGGAGATTCCAGTCAAAATTTAGGAGAATTGATAGAACACTGTATTCAATTGGGCTTGAAAGAGATTGCTATTACAGACCATGCGGAGTATGGGATTCAAAATCTGCCGGAAAGTTTTATTCTTCCTTTTCCCAAGTATGTGGAAACAATACAGGAATATCAAGAAAAATATAGCAAACAAATCCAAATTCGATTGGGAGTTGAAGTGGGAATGTATTCTCCGGTGGTTTCCTATTTTGAAAAAAATATTCGAACCTATCCTTTTGATTTTGTTATAGCCTCCAATCATTCCCTTGAGGGACAGGATATTGCTTTTAGCGATATTTTGCAGGAAAAAACAAAGCAGGAGGCTCAGGCACTTTATTTTGAAAGCTTGCTGGAAAATATTCGAAAGTTTTCAGATTTTTCCGTTGTAGGACATTTGGACTTCATTACTCGCTATGGAGGAGCGAAGTTTCGAGGAGTAAATTTGAAAGAAAATTGGGATTGTATTCAAAGCATTTTAACTCATTTGGTGCAGAATGGAAAAGGCATTGAAATCAATACTTCAGGTTTTCGTTATCGAGAGGAACGTTTCTACCCCTTACCGGAAATCATAAAGGAATATTTACGGTTGGGAGGAGAAATTATCACTGTAGGTTCCGATGCTCATATCAAAGGATATGTCGCTATGGATTTTAAAAGAGTGGAAGATTTTTTGAGAAACATAGACTATCCTTATTTGGCTTCTTTTGAGAAACAAAAGGCGAAGATTGAAAAGATATGA
- a CDS encoding helix-turn-helix domain-containing protein, translated as MKLWIQLTKKSLKKIDVIAMEGLTTNVMAQMGKNKPITLKNLEKICKALDCTPNDVFSFDDEYVE; from the coding sequence ATTAAACTATGGATACAACTTACAAAAAAAAGCTTAAAGAAAATTGATGTTATAGCTATGGAGGGACTAACAACCAATGTTATGGCACAGATGGGAAAAAATAAGCCTATAACACTTAAAAATTTAGAGAAAATATGCAAAGCACTTGACTGTACACCTAACGATGTATTCTCTTTTGATGATGAATATGTTGAATAA
- a CDS encoding immunity 17 family protein, whose product MDGVFEFLKAHYQYVLIAAGLLFLIGAIKDWKWLCQATGGNKVRHAFIFEMWGEKGYRVFIGICGLILSICGVAFLMLDKR is encoded by the coding sequence ATGGACGGAGTATTTGAATTTTTAAAAGCACATTATCAGTATGTGTTGATAGCGGCAGGATTATTATTTTTAATAGGTGCAATAAAAGATTGGAAATGGCTTTGTCAAGCAACAGGAGGGAACAAAGTACGCCATGCCTTTATTTTTGAAATGTGGGGAGAGAAAGGTTATAGAGTTTTCATAGGAATATGTGGACTGATACTTTCGATTTGCGGTGTTGCTTTTTTAATGTTGGATAAAAGATAA
- a CDS encoding PDDEXK nuclease domain-containing protein — MNNEIGKIHKDIYSSIKELMDNARNNVAREVNNILIQTYWEIGRIIVEEEQGNSDRAEYGKQLVTDLSKRLTKEYGKGFSKSNLFNMRNFYLSFPIFQTVSGKLSWSHYCELLSISDEKKRSFYEKETVSANWSVRELKRQIKTSLFERLLLSSGDENKEKVLGLALKGNEINKASDIVKDPYVFEFLGIPEEKAVMESDLEKALITHIEKFLLELGKGFMYVGSQQRITLGNTHYYVDMVFYNKILRSYVLIELKTGKLMPEAVGQLNMYLNYYKTEVNDDTDNEPIGIILCTDKDGIQAEYALGSLSNKIFASKYTLYIPDREELEEQVERVVKKYKKK; from the coding sequence ATGAATAATGAAATAGGTAAAATTCATAAAGATATTTATAGTAGCATTAAAGAATTGATGGATAACGCAAGAAATAATGTTGCAAGAGAAGTTAATAATATCCTCATTCAAACTTACTGGGAGATTGGGCGAATTATCGTAGAAGAGGAACAGGGAAATTCTGATAGAGCCGAGTATGGAAAACAGTTAGTAACAGACTTATCAAAGAGGCTTACAAAAGAATATGGCAAGGGATTTTCAAAATCCAACTTGTTTAATATGAGAAATTTCTATTTGAGTTTTCCAATTTTCCAGACGGTGTCTGGAAAATTAAGTTGGTCACATTATTGTGAATTGCTTTCCATAAGTGATGAGAAGAAAAGAAGTTTTTATGAAAAAGAAACGGTAAGTGCAAATTGGTCTGTAAGAGAGCTAAAAAGACAAATAAAAACATCACTTTTTGAAAGACTTTTACTTTCATCAGGAGATGAAAATAAAGAAAAGGTATTAGGCTTAGCATTAAAGGGAAATGAAATAAATAAGGCAAGTGATATTGTAAAAGACCCCTATGTATTTGAATTTTTAGGAATACCTGAAGAAAAGGCGGTAATGGAAAGTGATTTAGAAAAAGCTCTAATAACTCATATTGAAAAATTCTTGCTTGAACTTGGCAAGGGCTTTATGTATGTTGGTTCTCAGCAAAGAATAACACTTGGGAATACCCATTATTATGTTGATATGGTATTTTACAACAAGATACTTAGAAGCTATGTTTTGATTGAGTTAAAAACAGGAAAGCTAATGCCGGAAGCAGTCGGACAGCTCAATATGTATCTTAACTACTACAAGACGGAAGTTAATGACGATACAGATAATGAACCTATTGGAATTATCCTTTGTACCGATAAGGACGGTATACAGGCAGAATATGCACTTGGCAGTCTGTCCAATAAGATATTTGCTTCTAAATACACTTTATATATTCCTGATAGAGAAGAGTTAGAAGAGCAGGTAGAAAGAGTAGTGAAGAAGTATAAGAAAAAATAA
- a CDS encoding DUF4368 domain-containing protein, with protein MDKETLDELILKIYVHEKEVVDGEITQTIDIYYNFIGNTDSLQVSYNL; from the coding sequence CTGGACAAAGAAACCTTAGATGAACTCATCTTAAAAATCTATGTTCACGAAAAGGAAGTAGTGGATGGAGAAATCACCCAAACCATTGATATTTATTACAATTTCATAGGGAATACAGATAGCTTACAGGTCAGCTACAATCTTTAA
- a CDS encoding SMI1/KNR4 family protein, which translates to MNIKETEVKIIELEARLNITFPQLYFDFLVGIKDGDVFEVKNSGMCIYSYSDLEERNQTYQIKENEPNYFMIGQDGDLGYFIKTDTPKDNSIFSNDLGALGSLEMKKEADNIFDLIK; encoded by the coding sequence ATGAATATCAAAGAAACTGAAGTGAAAATTATCGAACTTGAGGCAAGATTAAATATTACCTTTCCACAGCTGTACTTTGATTTTCTAGTTGGAATCAAGGATGGTGATGTGTTTGAAGTTAAGAACTCAGGAATGTGTATTTATTCTTACTCTGATTTAGAGGAGAGAAATCAAACCTATCAAATAAAAGAAAATGAGCCTAACTATTTTATGATTGGGCAAGATGGAGATTTGGGATACTTTATAAAAACAGATACGCCAAAGGATAACTCTATATTTTCAAATGATTTAGGAGCATTAGGTTCATTGGAAATGAAAAAAGAAGCGGACAATATTTTTGACTTGATAAAATAA